In Streptomyces paludis, the genomic stretch CACCGCGAAGGTCGCCGCCGCCTGGGCCAGCACCGGGGCGAACAGCGCCGCGGTCATCTCCGTGTGACCCGTGTTGGCCAGCTGCTGGACGATGATCGGCACAAAGGCCCAGTGGACACCGAAGAGGACGAGAACCTGCCAGAGACCGGCGAACACACCGCCGGCCGCCCAGGGAGCCACTCCCCAGAGCCAGTCGACACCGGACGCCAGACCGTCGCCGATCCAGGTCGAGGCCGGGCCGATGGCGAGGAACGTGACGGGGACGACGACCGCGAGGGTGATCAGCGGAGTCGCGAAGTTGCGCACCACCTCCGGTGTCACCCGCTCCGCCAGACGCTCCACGTGCGACTGGAAGTACACCGCCAGGATGGTCGGGATGACGGCGGACAGATAGCTGACCATCACGACCGGGATACCGAGGAACGTCAGCTCCCCGCCTCCCTGGCCGAACGCCTGGAGCGTCACACTCGTACCGTCCGGGCCCGGCATGACCGCGATGGTGGCGGAGTAGACCAGGGCGGCGGCGATGGCCATCGAGGTGAACTGGTTCGCCTTGAAGCGCTTGGCGGCGGTGACGGCCAGCAGGATCGGCAGGAACTGGAAGGCGGCGTCGGCGGCCGAGAACCAGATCGCGTACGTCGACGTGGTGCCGAAGTCCGGGCTGATCTTCACCGCGACCGTGAGGAACGCCTTGAGCAGACCGACGGCCGCCAGGACCCACAGGAACGGGGTGAAGATGCTGGTGACCAGGTCGATCGTCCGGGCGAGCAGATTCCCGGAGGAGCCGGAGCCGGATCCGGCGCCGCCCGTCTCCACGCCCTGGGCGAGGGCCTCCTCGTACACCTTGGCGACCGTGTTGCCGATGACGACCTGGAACTGGCCGCCCGCCTCGACGACCGTGATGACACCGCCCGTGGACTCCACGGCGGCCTTGTCGGCCTTGGCCGGGTCGACGAGTACGAAGCGCAGCCGGGTCGCGCAGTGGGCAAGGGACCTGACGTTGTCCTTGCCGCCGACGCCTTTCAGGACCTCTTCGGCGATCGATGCGTACTTGTTCTTGCTTGTGGTTGTCACGGCTCCTCCTTGAGCCCCGCTGCCCCGGATCCGCGTGCCCGGTATCGGGCAACAAAAAAACCCAAGCCGCGGCCCTTTGCCATTCCGGAGAATAGGCGGGCCTCAGCTTGGGTTTTGCCTGTGGTCCAGTAACAATCCCATGCTTTGGTGCGACACCTGAGGTGTCTTGGGGCGAGACAGTAGACGTCTGTTTTATCCGTGTCCAGATGTGATGCACGACGAGTTCTCCCGGCGGGGGTCGTATACGACGTGACGGTGGACCCATTGACGCCCGGACGGACTCGCGGCTACCGTGCGGCAGACGGATTGTGACCGGCGTCAGCCGGGCAAGACCTGGGACGAGCTGCCGAGAGGCGGGGGTTCCCGGGTCTTTTTTTGTGCTTACGGCAACCGGGAGTGGCGAATGCGAACGCGTGACGTCCAGTGGGGGATCCTCGGCGCGGGCAAGATCGCCCGTGTCTTCGCGGCGGACCTCGCCGCCGCCGGGCTGCGTGTGTCGGCGGTGGCCGCCCGCGAGCCCGCCCGCGCGGAACGGTTCGCCCGGGAGACCGGCATCCCGCGCGCCCACGGCTCGTACGAGAGCCTTGTCGAGGACCCCGACGTGGATGCCGTGTACGTCGCGACCCCGCAGCCCTTCCACGCCGGCCAGGCGCTGCTGGCGATCGAGGCCGGCAAGGCGGTGCTCGTCGAGAAGTCGTTCACCTCCGACGCCCGCGCGGCCCGTCGCCTCGTGGACGCGGCCCGCGACCGGTCGGTGTTCCTGATGGAAGCGATGTGGACCCGGTTCCTGCCCACGTTCGACGCGGTCCGCGCCGAGCTGGCCCGCGGCGCGATCGGGGAGATCCGGGGCGTCGTCACCCACCACTTCCAGAAGCTGGACAGCTCACCGACCGGCCGGCACTACGACCCGGCGCTCGGCGGCGGAGCCGTCGCCGACCTGGGCGTGTACGGAATCTCGGCCGCCTTCCATCTGCTCGGCCCCGCGCACCGGATCACCGCCACGGGCTCCGCCACCCCGGCCGGTGTCGACACGAGCGCGGAGATCGTGATGGGGCACGGCGGGGGAACGACGTCCACCACCCTCACGGCCATGGACACGCCCGGTCCGAACGGCGCCGCCGTGATCGGCACGGACGGCTGGATCGAACTCGACCCCTACTGGTTCACCTCGACGGGCTTCACGCTGTACGACGCGGGCCGCCCCGGCAGTCCCGTACTGCGCTACGAACCGCCGGGCCATCCCGGGCGCGGGATGTACTTCCAGGCGCTGGAGGTGGAGCGGTGTCTGCGCGAGGGCGAGCGCGAGAGCCCGCTCATGCCGCTGGACGAGAGCGTCGCGGTGATGAGCGCCCTCGACACGATCCGCGGCGACATCGCCGCACCGGCACACGCATCGGCACACGTATCGGCGTCGGGGGCGGGCCGGCGATGAGGCTGCATCTCGTACGGCACGCGCGCACCGAGTACAACGCCGCCGGCCGTCTCCAGGGCTGGTGCGACTCGCCCCTGGCGGCCGACGGCCTCGGACAACTCCGGGCGACCGCCGCCCACTTGGCCGGCGTCGGGCTCACCGCGGCCTGGGCCAGCCCCTCCGGGCGGACGATGACCACCGCGCGGGAGATCCTCCGGCACCACGACGGACTGCGGCTGCGCGCGGACGACGGACTGCGGGAGTACGCGTTCGGCGCGCTGGACGGACACCCCGAGAGCGAGCTGTTCGGTCAGGTCGATCCACGCGAGTTCTTTGCGGATGTGATCGAGGGAAGACATCCGGGACTGCCCGGCGGGGAACCGGCCGCCGACTACCTCGCCCGGGTCGCCGGCGCCTTCGAGCGGGTCGTACGCGCGCATCCCGACGGCGAGGTCCTGGTCGTCGCGCACGGCATCACGCTGGTTACCTATCTGACACTTCTCGGGAGTACGGGCGTCATACCGCTCGCGAATTGCAGCGTGTCGACCGTCGAGATCACCGGGTCCCGGGCGGAAATCGTCCGCGTCGGTTTCGTACCTGCCGAACCGGCCGTACCCGCCGCCCGAACCGCACTCTGACCGTTCCCTATTACCCCCTCAGCATTACCCCCTCAGCACCGTGAAATGACGGCGCTGAGGAATGACGACCCGTGACAACCCTTGACCCCAAGGAGTGGAAAATGCCGGAGCGCCACGCCACCGTTCTGTGTTCGCAGGGGCTGCACGCCCGACCCGCCGCCGCCCTCGCCCGCGCGGCGTCCGGAACCGGCCACCGCATCACCATCCGCCGGACGGACGGGAGCCCGGTCTCGGCGGGCAGCACGCTGATGCTGATGAGCCTGGGCCTCAGGGAAGGGGAGAAGGTCGTCCTCGCCTCCGAGGACGACACGGCCGGGCCCGCGCTCGACCAGCTCGCGGCGCTGCTCGCCACCGAACTCGACGGACAGTGATGACCACCGCGAACCAGCCCCGTACGGTGTCAGGGCTCGGCGTCGGCCGCTCGGCCGCCGTCGCGCCGCTCGTCCTCGTACGGGCCGCCCCCGCCATCCCGCCGGACGCGCGACGGCCGCTCGATCCGGCGGAGGCCCCCGCGGCGCTCGGCCTGGCCCGGCGGGCGCTGGCCGAGGTGGCCGCCGACTTCACCGAACGGGCCGCCGCCGCGCCGGGCGCGCTCGGTGACGTACTGCGCTCCACGTCCGGCATGGCGGCGGATCCCGAACTGGCGGACAGGGTGCGCGCGCGGATCGAGGAGGGTCAGGGTCCGGCCGTCGCCGTGGACGGGGCCATCGCCGAGATCATCGCGCTGCTGACGGCGGCCGGGGGCCTCTTCGCCGAGCGCTCGACCGATCTGACGAGCGTGCGCGACCACACCGTGGCCCGTGTCCTCGGACTGCCCGCGCCCGGACTGCCCGAGCTGCGCGGCCCGTCCGTCGTCTGCGCCGTCGACCTCTCCCCCGCCGACACCGCCTCGCTCGATCTGACGAAGGTGGCCGCCCTCGTCACGGAGTCGGGCGGGCCCACCGGCCACACGGCCATCATCGCCCGGCAGCTCGGCATACCGTGCGTCGTACGGGCGGCCGGTGCGACCCGTATTCCCGAGGGGACCGTGGTCGCGGTCGACGCCGCGAACGGCACCATCACGCCCGACCCCGGCCAGGCCCTGGTCGACTCCCTCCGCGCCCGGGCGGAGGGCGAGCGCGCGCTGGCCGAGGACACCTCACCCGGCGCGACCGCCGACGGCCATCCGGTCGCGCTGCTCGCCAACGTCGGCACCGTCGACGACATCGAGCGGCTCGGCCCCTCGGCGGCCGAGGGCGTGGGGCTCTTCCGTACCGAAGTGCTGTTCCTCGACGCGGTACGGGCGCCGTCGCGCGAGCAGCAGACCCCCGTATACGCACATGCGTTCGCCGCGGCGAAGGGCGCCCGAACGGTGGTGCGCACCCTCGACGCCGGCGCCGACAAGCCCCTGGCGTTCGCCACGCAGGAGGACGAGGAGAACCCGGCGCTGGGAGTACGCGGCTACCGGCTCGTCCGTACGCTGCCCGAACTGCTCGAAGAGCAGCTCGCCGCCCTGGGCGAGGCCACCCGCGCGCTCCCTGCGGCGGACCGCGCCCAGGTCTGGGTGATGGCCCCGATGATCTCCACCCCCGAGGAGGCCCGCATCTTCGCCCGGCTCGCCCGGGCCCACGGCATCGAGACCGTCGGAGCGATGATCGAGGTCCCGGCCGCCGCGCTGCGGGCCGACGCGATCCTCGCCGAGGTCGACTTCGTCTCCCTCGGCACCAACGACCTCGCCCAGTACACGATGGCGGCCGACCGCCTGGACGGCGCGCTCACGGACCTGCTGGACCCCTGGCAGCCCGCCGTACTGAGCCTCGTCGCGGCAACCGCCCGCGCCGGCACGGCCACCCGCAAGCCGGTCGGCGTATGCGGAGAATCGGCGTCCGACCCCCTGATGGCCCTGGTCCTCACGGGCCTGGGCGTCACCAGCCTCTCGATGTCCGCACCGGCCCTGCCCGCGGTACGCCACGCCCTCCGCCACCACCCACTGTCCCAGTGCCGAGCCATGGCCGAGGCAGCCCTCTCCGCCCCCACCGCCCCCCAGGCCCGCCAAGCCGCCCTCACCCTCACCGCCCCAGAGGTGACGACACTGCTCGGACTCGGCGGCGAGCGACGGGGGTGAGTCCGGGGCTCGTGGGGCTCGTGCCCCCGGCTTCGGGCCCCTTGCGGGGGTAGCTGGGCGACGGACTATCCGTAGAAGCTCAAGCGGACGTCGCGGTGGGTGTTGCTGATGTTGGTGTCGACCAGGCAGACGGACTGCCAGGTGCCCAGCTCCAGTCGGCCGGCGATCACGGGCAGGGTGGCGTGGGGAGGGACGAGGGCGGGCAGGACGTGGTCTCTGCCGTGGCCGGGGGTGCCGTGGCGGTGGAGCCAGCGGTTGTCGGCGGGCAGGAGGGTGCGGAGGGCGGCGAGGAGGTCGTCGTCGCTGCCCGCGCCCGTCTCGATGACGGCGATCCCGGCGGTGGCGTGGGGGACGAAGACGTTCAGGAGGCCGTCGCGGCCCGCCGCGCTCTCCTGGAGGAAGGTCTCGCAGGCGTGGGTCAGATCGGTCACCGTCTCGTCGGTGCCGGTGGTGATGTGCAGGATCCTGGTGGTGAACGCGTCGGGCATGGGGACATTCTCCCGGCCGGTGGGCGGGGCCGCGCGTCCGGGGGCCGAGACGCCCGGGAAGATTTCGCCGCCCCCGGGCTGTTGGTAGAACCGTGAACAATTCTGGGGCGCGGGATGGCGCCGTGCGGGACGGCGGCGTACGGGACGAGTCGGGCGATGTCGAGGTGGTCGTCGTCGGCGCGGGGCAGGCGGGGCTGTCCGCCGCCTACCATCTGCGCCGGTCCGGGCTCGTCCCCGACCGGGACTTCGTCGTACTGGACCATGCCCCGCGGCCCGGCGGCGCGTGGCAGTTCCGCTGGCCGTCGCTGACGTACGGCAAGGTCCACGGCATGCACTCGCTGCCCGGGATGGAGCTGACCACGGCGGAGTCCGACGCCGGCCGGCCGTCCTCCGAGGTGATCGGCGGCTACTTCACGGAGTACGAACGGCGCTTCGGCCTGCGGGTGCGCCGGCCGGTGGATGTCCGGGCGGTCCGCGCGGTCCCGGCGGACACCGGGCGGCGGCTGCTGGTGGAGACGGACGGGGCGAGCTGGTCGGCGCGGGCGCTGATCAATGCCACGGGCACCTGGGACCGGCCATTCTGGCCGCGCTATCCGGGCCAGGAGACCTTCCGGGGGCGGCAGTTGCACACCGCGGGCTATCCGGGGCCGGCCGCGTTCGCCGGGCTGCGGGTGGTCGTGGTGGGCGGTGGGGCCTCCGGTACCCAGCATCTGATGGAGATCGCGGAGGTCGCGGCGGACACCACCTGGGTGACACGCCGGCCGCCCGTCTACCGCGAGGGCCCGTTCGACGAGGAGCTGGGGCGGGCGGCCGTCGCGCTGGTCGAGGAACGGGTGCGCGAGGGGCTGCCGCCCCGGAGCGTGGTCTCCGTCACCGGGCTTCCGCTCACACCGGCGATCGTGCGGGCGCGCGAGACCGGGGTGCTCGACCGGCTGCCGATGTTCGACCGGATCACCCCGGACGGTGTCGCCTGGGACGACGGCCGGACGGTAGCGGCCGATGTGATCCTGTGGGCGACCGGCTTCCGCCCGGCCATCGACCATCTCGCGCCGCTGGGGCTGCGGGAGCGCGGCGGCGGGATCCGGCTCGACGGGACACGTGCCGTCCGGGACGAGCGGATCCACCTCGTGGGATACGGGCCTTCGGCCTCCACGATCGGCGCCAACCGGGCCGGGCGGGCGGCCGTACGGGAGATCCGCGAGCTGCTCGCCCGCGTACCGGCCACCGTCTGAGCCCCCTGGGATCCCTGGACGCGTTCGGGGCGTGCGGGTCAGCCTTGGTCGGTTGCGGCCGCGCGGTTCCGGTTGAACTCGGCGACGTTCTCGCGCTGTTCGGCGTATGTGGCGGTGAACCGGGTGTCGCCGGGGCGGACGGTGACGAAGTACAGCCAGTCCCCGGGCGCCGGATCGCGCGCCGCGTTCATCGCCTCGTCCCCCGGGTTCCCGATCGGTGTGGGCGGCAGTCCCTTGTGCGCGTAGGTGTTGTAGGGGCTGTCGGTTTTTGTGTCGTGGTGGCTGGTGTCCAGGGTGGAGCGGTTCAGCGCGTAGTTGACGGTCGAGTCCATCTGGAGCGGCATGCCCAGCGCGAGCCGGTTGTGCACGACCCTGGCGACCTTGCCCATGTCCGCCGCCGTAGCGGCCTCGGCCTGCACGATGCTGGCGATGGTCACCGTCCGGTGGAGCGCCGCGTCGGCGGTGTCCTTCGCGGTGGCCGAGGAGCCGCCGTGCTGACCGGCGCCGAACCGCTGGTGGGCGGTGCTGACCATATAGGCGAGCAGTCCGGCCGGGGTCGTGGACGCGTCGACCGGATATGTGGCCGGGAAGAGATAGCCCTCGGGATTGCCGTCGGCGCCCTTCGGCAGCGGGAGCTTCGCCGTCGCCAGCGCCTTGACCGTGGTGCCGGCGGGCAGCCGGAGCGCCTCGTCCACGGAGCGGTAGATCTGGCCGGCGCGGCGGCCTTCCGGCACGACCAGCGTCGTACGGCGCTCGTCGCCACCGCCGTCCGGGGTGAGCACGGGCACCAGCACGGCCGTCGCCAGGGCGAGGACCGCGGTCGCGGTCAGGGCGATCCGGCCGCGGCGGGTCAGGCGGGGTCTGCTCATGCGGGCACGCTAACCCGGTGTGATCAACGATCCGGGCACCTGGCGTACGGCGACACGGACGGGCACACGGACAGCGGACCACGCACACCCGGGGCCGGACCGGATCCAAACGCTGAGGCAGGACCGGGGCCGGACGGAACGCCTTTCAACGCACGGCCGGCTCCGGTTCGGTCAGGGACACCCGCTGCTCGTCCGTCCCGGGCGCCTCGGATATATCAGTCCCCATGGGCGCCGGGCGGCCGTCCCTGCGGACCAGCGCGGCGTAACGGCCGTCCCGCGCGAGCAGTTCGTCGTGGGTACCGCCCTCGGCGATGACGCCCGCGTCGAGGACCACGATGCGGTCCGCTTCCCGGACGGTGGAGAGACGGTGCGCGATCGTGATTGTCGTACGGCCCTCGGAGAGCGCGTCGATGGCCTGCTGTACGGCGAGTTCGGTACGGGTGTCCAGCGCGCTGGTCGCCTCGTCGAGGATCAGCACGGGCGGGTCGCGCAGGATCGTGCGGGCGATGGCGAGACGCTGCTTCTCACCGCCGGAGAACCGGTATCCGCGCTCGCCGACCAGGGTGTCGTACCCGTCGGGCAGCGAGCTGATGTGGTCATGGATCTGAGCGGCCCTGGCGGCCGCCTCTATCTCCTCGTCGGTGGCGTCCGGCTTGGCGAAGCGCAGATTCTCCGCGACCGAGGCATGGAAGAGATAGGTCTCCTGGGAGACCACGCCGATCGCGCGCGCGAGGGTGTCGAAGTCCAGCTCGCGCACATCCACCCCGTCGAGGAGAACCCGGCCGGCCGTCACGTCGTACAGCCGGGGTACGAGATAGCTGAGCGTCGACTTGCCGGAGCCGGTGGGGCCGACGACGGCGAGACTGCCGCCCGCCGGGACCGTCAGGTCGATGCCCTTGAGGGTCGGCCCGCTCTTGTCGTCATAGCTGAAGTCGACGCCGTCGAAGCGCACTTCGCCGCGGACCGCGCCCAGCCTGACCGGCCGTTCGGGCTCGGTGATGTCGACGGGCAGGTCGAGGTATTCGAAGATGCGCTGGAAGAGGGCGAGCGAGGTCTGCATGTCCACGCCGGTCGACAGCAGGCTGACGGCGGGGCGGAACAGGCCCTGCTGGAGCGAGACGAAGGCGACCAGTGTGCCGAGGGAGACCGCCGTGCCACCGGCGCCCAGCACGATGCCCGCGGCCCAGTAGATGACGGCGGGCATGGCTGCCATGACGATCCCGATGACCGACATGCGCCAGCGGCCCGCCATGCTGGAACGGATCTCCAGATCGACCAGCCGCTCGGACTCGTCGGTGAAGGATTTGGTGAGCGAGTCCGCCCGGCCCATCGTGCGGCCCAGGAGGATACCGCTCACGGAGAGCGATTCGGTGACGGTGGCGGCCATGGTGGCCAGCTGCCCCTGGCGGGTGGTGGTGATCTTCCTGCGCTCGCGGCCGACCTTCCGGCTGATCCAGACGAACACCGGCAGCAGGACCATCGAGACGATTGTCAGCCGCCAGTCGAGCGCGAGCATCGCGACGACCGAGGCGATCACGGCCGTGAGATTGGAGACCAGGGAGGTCGCCGTGGAGGTCACGGTCGCCTGCATACCGCCGATGTCGTTGGCTATGCGGGACTGCACCTCCCCCGTCCGCGTCCGGGTGAAGAAGGCCAGCGGCATGCGCTGGAGCCGGCTGTAGACGCCGGTGCGCAGATCGTGCATGACGCGCTGGCCGACCGTCGTGGAGATAAAGGTCTGGAGCACGCCGAAGACGCTGCTGACGACCGCGGTGAGGATCATGCCGAGGGCGAGCAAGCTGAGCAGTCCCGTACGGCCCTGCGGGATCGCGGTGTCGAGGATCTCGCGGAGCATGAACGGTGAGGCGACCGCCACCAGCGACGAGGCCGCGACGAGCAGCCCGACGACGGCGAGGCGACCGCGGTAGGGGCGGAAGAGACCAAAGATCCGCCGCAGCTGCGCGGGCGGCTCCGGCCGATCCGGGTGTTCCGCCGCGCCAGTGCGGGGCGACGGTGTCCAGGTGAGTGTCTCGGGTTTCATGGGCTCCTTCGAAAACATGCGGGGCTGTGACCGTCCGACCGGGCGGAGACGATCCGACCGGCGACTTCACAGAGCATAGCTCATTGTTACCTATGCTCACAATGAACATTGCCCTGATATTATTCCGGCATGACCACCCCTGACGTCGACGGCATGCTCGCCGAGCAGCTCCTGCGGCTGACGCGACGGATCCACCGCATCCAGAAGCACCAGTTGGAGCCGATCGGCATCACCCCCGCGCAGGCCCGGCTGCTGCGCACCCTCGCGCTGTACGACACCCCGCCCTCGATGGCCGATCTGGCCCGCCGCCTCGAAGTCGTCCCGCGCGCCGTGACGACCCTGGTCGACGGGCTGGAGTCCTGCGACCGGGTGCGGCGCGCCCCCGACCCGGCCAACCGCCGGGTGGTCCGGATCGAGCTGACCGCCACCGGCACGGCCACGCTGCGGGCGCTGCGCGATGCCCGCCGGTCCGCCGCCGAGACCGTCCTGGCGCCGCTGACCACGGATCAGCGCGAGGTGCTCGGCGGGCTGCTCACGACGCTGGTGGACGGCGGTGCGGAGTTCCGCCGCTGACCCACCACCCCGCCGCACCGCCCGCCGGCCCGTTCCACCACCCCGCCGCGCCTCCTTCCGCCCCGCCCCACCGACCTCCCGCGCCTCCTTCCGACCCGCCCCACCGGCCTCCCGTATCTCCCTCCGACCCGTCCCACCGGCCGGCCCGTTGGCGTAAAACCGACGCGCGCTGGAGAAAACCCGTTGCCCCGCACCTCCCGGCAGGGCGAACCTTGCACGGTTTGGGCCATCCACGAGTCATGGGACATCATGCAGATTCGCGACCTTCCGTACCCCGACCCGGGGATTCCAGACGCCCGTTCGGGCCCCCGCTTCCTGGTGTGGCTCGGACGCAATCAGCTGGGCGGCCAGCTCAAGGCCCTGAGCTGGGGGCTGCTGCACTTCCTGGGCATCGGCGGCCTCCCGGTGGGCGCCGGCCTCGCCATCCAGGCCGTCATCGACCGTTCGGGCACCCGGCTCGCGGTCGCCGGCGGGCTGATCGCCCTGTTCGGCGTCGCCATCACCGTCGGTGACACCATGCTGCACCGCACCGCCGTCACCAACTGGATCACCGCCGCCGCCCGCGTCCAGCAGCTGCTGGCCCGCAAGGCCGCCGAGCTGGGGTCCGCGCTGACCCGGCGCGTCGCCGCCGGTGAGGTCGTCGCGGTATCCACCGGCGACGTGGAGAAGATCGGCTGGTTCGTGGAGGCGCTCTCGCGCTTCCTGGCCTCCGTCATCGCGGTCGTGTTCATCTGCGTCGGGCTGGTCCTGTATCTGCCGGAGCTGGGCGTGCTGATCGCCTGTGCCGTGCCCGTACTGGCCCTCTCCGTACTGCCGTTGCTCCCGCACGCCACCCAACGCGCCGACATCCAGCGGGAGAAGGCCGGCAAGGCCACCGAGCTGGCCTCGGACACCGTCGCCGGACTGCGGGTGCTGCGCGGCATCGGCGGTGAGGAGCTGTTCCTCGGCCGCTACCGCCGTGCCTCCCAGGAGGTGCGCGAGGCCGCCGTGCGCAGCGCCCGGATGTGGGCCCTGATCTCGGCGATCCAGGTGCTGCTGCCGGGCGTGCTGCTGATCTCGG encodes the following:
- a CDS encoding beta-glucoside-specific PTS transporter subunit IIABC; the protein is MTTTSKNKYASIAEEVLKGVGGKDNVRSLAHCATRLRFVLVDPAKADKAAVESTGGVITVVEAGGQFQVVIGNTVAKVYEEALAQGVETGGAGSGSGSSGNLLARTIDLVTSIFTPFLWVLAAVGLLKAFLTVAVKISPDFGTTSTYAIWFSAADAAFQFLPILLAVTAAKRFKANQFTSMAIAAALVYSATIAVMPGPDGTSVTLQAFGQGGGELTFLGIPVVMVSYLSAVIPTILAVYFQSHVERLAERVTPEVVRNFATPLITLAVVVPVTFLAIGPASTWIGDGLASGVDWLWGVAPWAAGGVFAGLWQVLVLFGVHWAFVPIIVQQLANTGHTEMTAALFAPVLAQAAATFAVFLRTRDRDLKLVAGPAAISAFLAGITEPAIYGVTLRLKRPFVFACVGGAVGGAIAASGGSAAEGFVFPAAITLTATLGIGNFTLQLIGCAVAMVVAFALTMIVGFKDLPAAAGATTTPDVAEAVVAEDVVATLQTPVAGKVVPLDEVPDQVFASGAMGSGLAVIPSEGKVYAPLSGTLLSVMPHAFGIRSDTGVEVLVHIGLNTVELKGRGFTPAVTQGQRVNAGDLLTDVDLQVITDAGYNPITVLIVTDPGSHTAVVPTATGDVQPRNAALELIG
- a CDS encoding Gfo/Idh/MocA family protein, whose translation is MRTRDVQWGILGAGKIARVFAADLAAAGLRVSAVAAREPARAERFARETGIPRAHGSYESLVEDPDVDAVYVATPQPFHAGQALLAIEAGKAVLVEKSFTSDARAARRLVDAARDRSVFLMEAMWTRFLPTFDAVRAELARGAIGEIRGVVTHHFQKLDSSPTGRHYDPALGGGAVADLGVYGISAAFHLLGPAHRITATGSATPAGVDTSAEIVMGHGGGTTSTTLTAMDTPGPNGAAVIGTDGWIELDPYWFTSTGFTLYDAGRPGSPVLRYEPPGHPGRGMYFQALEVERCLREGERESPLMPLDESVAVMSALDTIRGDIAAPAHASAHVSASGAGRR
- a CDS encoding histidine phosphatase family protein, yielding MRLHLVRHARTEYNAAGRLQGWCDSPLAADGLGQLRATAAHLAGVGLTAAWASPSGRTMTTAREILRHHDGLRLRADDGLREYAFGALDGHPESELFGQVDPREFFADVIEGRHPGLPGGEPAADYLARVAGAFERVVRAHPDGEVLVVAHGITLVTYLTLLGSTGVIPLANCSVSTVEITGSRAEIVRVGFVPAEPAVPAARTAL
- a CDS encoding HPr family phosphocarrier protein; translated protein: MTTLDPKEWKMPERHATVLCSQGLHARPAAALARAASGTGHRITIRRTDGSPVSAGSTLMLMSLGLREGEKVVLASEDDTAGPALDQLAALLATELDGQ
- a CDS encoding phosphoenolpyruvate--protein phosphotransferase — its product is MTTANQPRTVSGLGVGRSAAVAPLVLVRAAPAIPPDARRPLDPAEAPAALGLARRALAEVAADFTERAAAAPGALGDVLRSTSGMAADPELADRVRARIEEGQGPAVAVDGAIAEIIALLTAAGGLFAERSTDLTSVRDHTVARVLGLPAPGLPELRGPSVVCAVDLSPADTASLDLTKVAALVTESGGPTGHTAIIARQLGIPCVVRAAGATRIPEGTVVAVDAANGTITPDPGQALVDSLRARAEGERALAEDTSPGATADGHPVALLANVGTVDDIERLGPSAAEGVGLFRTEVLFLDAVRAPSREQQTPVYAHAFAAAKGARTVVRTLDAGADKPLAFATQEDEENPALGVRGYRLVRTLPELLEEQLAALGEATRALPAADRAQVWVMAPMISTPEEARIFARLARAHGIETVGAMIEVPAAALRADAILAEVDFVSLGTNDLAQYTMAADRLDGALTDLLDPWQPAVLSLVAATARAGTATRKPVGVCGESASDPLMALVLTGLGVTSLSMSAPALPAVRHALRHHPLSQCRAMAEAALSAPTAPQARQAALTLTAPEVTTLLGLGGERRG
- a CDS encoding secondary thiamine-phosphate synthase enzyme YjbQ, whose amino-acid sequence is MPDAFTTRILHITTGTDETVTDLTHACETFLQESAAGRDGLLNVFVPHATAGIAVIETGAGSDDDLLAALRTLLPADNRWLHRHGTPGHGRDHVLPALVPPHATLPVIAGRLELGTWQSVCLVDTNISNTHRDVRLSFYG
- a CDS encoding FAD-dependent oxidoreductase, whose translation is MRDGGVRDESGDVEVVVVGAGQAGLSAAYHLRRSGLVPDRDFVVLDHAPRPGGAWQFRWPSLTYGKVHGMHSLPGMELTTAESDAGRPSSEVIGGYFTEYERRFGLRVRRPVDVRAVRAVPADTGRRLLVETDGASWSARALINATGTWDRPFWPRYPGQETFRGRQLHTAGYPGPAAFAGLRVVVVGGGASGTQHLMEIAEVAADTTWVTRRPPVYREGPFDEELGRAAVALVEERVREGLPPRSVVSVTGLPLTPAIVRARETGVLDRLPMFDRITPDGVAWDDGRTVAADVILWATGFRPAIDHLAPLGLRERGGGIRLDGTRAVRDERIHLVGYGPSASTIGANRAGRAAVREIRELLARVPATV
- the mltG gene encoding endolytic transglycosylase MltG gives rise to the protein MSRPRLTRRGRIALTATAVLALATAVLVPVLTPDGGGDERRTTLVVPEGRRAGQIYRSVDEALRLPAGTTVKALATAKLPLPKGADGNPEGYLFPATYPVDASTTPAGLLAYMVSTAHQRFGAGQHGGSSATAKDTADAALHRTVTIASIVQAEAATAADMGKVARVVHNRLALGMPLQMDSTVNYALNRSTLDTSHHDTKTDSPYNTYAHKGLPPTPIGNPGDEAMNAARDPAPGDWLYFVTVRPGDTRFTATYAEQRENVAEFNRNRAAATDQG
- a CDS encoding ABC transporter ATP-binding protein, whose amino-acid sequence is MKPETLTWTPSPRTGAAEHPDRPEPPAQLRRIFGLFRPYRGRLAVVGLLVAASSLVAVASPFMLREILDTAIPQGRTGLLSLLALGMILTAVVSSVFGVLQTFISTTVGQRVMHDLRTGVYSRLQRMPLAFFTRTRTGEVQSRIANDIGGMQATVTSTATSLVSNLTAVIASVVAMLALDWRLTIVSMVLLPVFVWISRKVGRERRKITTTRQGQLATMAATVTESLSVSGILLGRTMGRADSLTKSFTDESERLVDLEIRSSMAGRWRMSVIGIVMAAMPAVIYWAAGIVLGAGGTAVSLGTLVAFVSLQQGLFRPAVSLLSTGVDMQTSLALFQRIFEYLDLPVDITEPERPVRLGAVRGEVRFDGVDFSYDDKSGPTLKGIDLTVPAGGSLAVVGPTGSGKSTLSYLVPRLYDVTAGRVLLDGVDVRELDFDTLARAIGVVSQETYLFHASVAENLRFAKPDATDEEIEAAARAAQIHDHISSLPDGYDTLVGERGYRFSGGEKQRLAIARTILRDPPVLILDEATSALDTRTELAVQQAIDALSEGRTTITIAHRLSTVREADRIVVLDAGVIAEGGTHDELLARDGRYAALVRRDGRPAPMGTDISEAPGTDEQRVSLTEPEPAVR
- a CDS encoding MarR family winged helix-turn-helix transcriptional regulator is translated as MTTPDVDGMLAEQLLRLTRRIHRIQKHQLEPIGITPAQARLLRTLALYDTPPSMADLARRLEVVPRAVTTLVDGLESCDRVRRAPDPANRRVVRIELTATGTATLRALRDARRSAAETVLAPLTTDQREVLGGLLTTLVDGGAEFRR